In a single window of the Cucumis melo cultivar AY chromosome 11, USDA_Cmelo_AY_1.0, whole genome shotgun sequence genome:
- the LOC103499589 gene encoding probable LRR receptor-like serine/threonine-protein kinase At5g63710 isoform X1: MGTQILMLILILIRIPPSIGRMKKQLILITILFSLPLIAFSQDFSQSHLAFSFSMLCGALALALHIYFSSYHSVSHDWISLFNIVSCFCFSSMIHSSLFAAFVVSEAMPHSKGDTPMFSMFCRWNPLRLIIQGLLLFSLLRLNYASTDPDVEGEALVDLLGALNDSNHQITDWNYHLVSPCFSWSHITCRNGNVISLSLGSVGFSGSLSPSITKLKYLASLDLQNNKIAGVLPDYLANMTHLQNLNLANNNFNGPIPVAWGRLVGLKHLDLSDNNLTGEVPAQFFSIPMFNFSGTGLPCGFRLDKPCVSTSPRRASAKNSKFGVVASTASCGGFILLSIGAFFAYRCFYMHKLKDSMFVDVADEDECKLCFGQIRRFSLREIQLATTNFNEANIIGQGGFGKVYKGILSDASKVAVKRLTDYNSPGGKAAFLGEVELISVAVHRNLLRLIGFCITTSERILVYPFMQNLSVAHHLRDLKPGERSLEWATRKRIAFGAAHGLEYLHEHCNPKIIHRDLKAANILLDDDFEAVLGDFGLAKLVDTKVTHITTQVRGTMGHIAPEYLSTGKSSEKTDVFGYGITLLELVTGQRAIDFSRLEEEEDVLLLDHIKKLQRENRLEDVVDKNLKSYNEKEVENIVQVALLCTQSSPEDRPTMAEVVNLLHGEGLADRWAEWMQLEEVRDQEVSLLCHQFVWGEESSHDQEAIQLSKAR; this comes from the exons ATGGGAACACAGATTCTAATGCTCATTCTCATTCTCATTCGGATTCCACCATCAATTGGCAGAATGAAGAAGCAACTCATCCTCATCACCATCTTATTCTCTCTCCCTCTTATTGCTTTTTCTCAGGATTTTTCACAATCCCACCTTGCATTTTCATTCTCAATGCTTTGTGGGGCCCTTGCActtgcactacacatttatttTTCCTCTTATCATTCAGTTTCCCATGATTGGATTAGTTTATTTAACATTGTCTCCTGCTTCTGTTTCTCTAGCATGATCCATTCTTCCTTGTTTGCAGCTTTTGTAGTCTCAGAAGCCATGCCTCATTCTA AAGGAGATACTCCCATGTTTTCAATGTTCTGTAGATGGAACCCCTTAAGATTGATCATTCAGGGGCTGCTATTGTTCTCATTGTTGAGGTTGAATTATGCGTCAACAGATCCTGATGTGGAAG GAGAAGCTTTGGTTGATTTGTTAGGGGCACTGAATGATTCCAATCATCAGATAACTGACTGGAATTACCATCTTGTAAGCCCTTGCTTTAGTTGGTCGCATATTACCTGTCGAAATGGAAATGTCATATCCTT GAGCTTGGGTTCAGTAGGCTTTTCAGGATCGCTTTCTCCCTCAATTACCAAACTGAAGTATTTGGCCAGCCT GGATTTGCAGAACAATAAAATAGCTGGTGTTCTACCAGATTATCTAGCTAACATGACCCACCTACAGAATTTGAATCTTGCCAATAATAACTTCAATGGGCCTATACCTGTGGCTTGGGGTCGACTTGTCGGTCTAAAGCATCT GGATCTCTCAGATAACAACTTAACAGGAGAAGTTCCAGCGCAGTTCTTTTCAATTCCAATGTTCAA CTTTTCAGGAACTGGTTTACCTTGTGGATTTAGGTTGGATAAACCTTGTGTTTCGACATCTCCACGTAGAG CTTCTGCAAAGAATTCCAAGTTTGGGGTAGTGGCAAGTACCGCAAGCTGTGGAGGTTTCATACTTCTGTCGATTGGTGCCTTCTTTGCTTATAGATGCTTCTACATGCATAAGCTTAAGGATTCTATGTTTGTTGATGTTGCTG ATGAAGATGAATGTAAACTTTGCTTTGGGCAAATCAGAAGATTTTCATTGCGGGAAATCCAACTTGCTACCACTAACTTTAATGAAGCGAACATCATTGGCCAAGGAGGCTTTGGAAAAGTATATAAAGGCATCCTCTCAGATGCCTCCAAGGTGGCTGTGAAACGGTTAACAGACTACAATAGTCCTGGCGGGAAGGCTGCATTCCTAGGAGAAGTTGAACTAATAAGCGTTGCGGTGCATAGAAATCTCCTACGGTTGATCGGGTTTTGCATAACCACATCTGAGAGAATCCTTGTTTATCCATTCATGCAGAATCTTAGTGTGGCACATCACTTGAGAG ATTTAAAACCTGGAGAAAGAAGCTTGGAATGGGCCACGAGGAAACGAATTGCTTTTGGTGCAGCTCATGGTTTGGAGTATTTGCACGAGCACTGTAATCCTAAGATCATACATCGCGATTTGAAGGCTGCGAATATCTTATTAGATGATGACTTTGAAGCTGTTCTTGGAGATTTTGGGCTGGCTAAGCTAGTTGATACTAAAGTGACTCACATTACCACTCAAGTGCGTGGTACGATGGGCCACATTGCCCCAGAATATCTGTCCACTGGAAAGTCATCTGAAAAGACAGATGTTTTTGGATATGGTATCACCCTTCTTGAACTTGTCACTGGCCAGCGAGCAATAGATTTCTCCCGTCTCGAAGAGGAGGAAGATGTTCTTCTACTTGATCAT ATAAAGAAGCTGCAGAGGGAGAATAGGCTTGAAGATGTGGTGGACAAGAACTTAAAGAGCTATAACGAGAAAGAAGTCGAAAATATAGTTCAGGTGGCACTGCTTTGCACTCAAAGTTCACCGGAGGACCGGCCAACAATGGCTGAAGTTGTGAATCTGCTACATGGAGAAGGACTGGCAGATAGGTGGGCAGAGTGGATGCAGCTTGAAGAGGTAAGAGATCAGGAAGTGTCCCTCTTGTGTCACCAATTTGTTTGGGGTGAAGAATCAAGTCATGATCAAGAAGCCATACAATTGTCTAAAGCCAGATAG
- the LOC103499589 gene encoding probable LRR receptor-like serine/threonine-protein kinase At5g63710 isoform X2, whose product MGTQILMLILILIRIPPSIGRMKKQLILITILFSLPLIAFSQDFSQSHLAFSFSMLCGALALALHIYFSSYHSVSHDWISLFNIVSCFCFSSMIHSSLFAAFVVSEAMPHSRDTPMFSMFCRWNPLRLIIQGLLLFSLLRLNYASTDPDVEGEALVDLLGALNDSNHQITDWNYHLVSPCFSWSHITCRNGNVISLSLGSVGFSGSLSPSITKLKYLASLDLQNNKIAGVLPDYLANMTHLQNLNLANNNFNGPIPVAWGRLVGLKHLDLSDNNLTGEVPAQFFSIPMFNFSGTGLPCGFRLDKPCVSTSPRRASAKNSKFGVVASTASCGGFILLSIGAFFAYRCFYMHKLKDSMFVDVADEDECKLCFGQIRRFSLREIQLATTNFNEANIIGQGGFGKVYKGILSDASKVAVKRLTDYNSPGGKAAFLGEVELISVAVHRNLLRLIGFCITTSERILVYPFMQNLSVAHHLRDLKPGERSLEWATRKRIAFGAAHGLEYLHEHCNPKIIHRDLKAANILLDDDFEAVLGDFGLAKLVDTKVTHITTQVRGTMGHIAPEYLSTGKSSEKTDVFGYGITLLELVTGQRAIDFSRLEEEEDVLLLDHIKKLQRENRLEDVVDKNLKSYNEKEVENIVQVALLCTQSSPEDRPTMAEVVNLLHGEGLADRWAEWMQLEEVRDQEVSLLCHQFVWGEESSHDQEAIQLSKAR is encoded by the exons ATGGGAACACAGATTCTAATGCTCATTCTCATTCTCATTCGGATTCCACCATCAATTGGCAGAATGAAGAAGCAACTCATCCTCATCACCATCTTATTCTCTCTCCCTCTTATTGCTTTTTCTCAGGATTTTTCACAATCCCACCTTGCATTTTCATTCTCAATGCTTTGTGGGGCCCTTGCActtgcactacacatttatttTTCCTCTTATCATTCAGTTTCCCATGATTGGATTAGTTTATTTAACATTGTCTCCTGCTTCTGTTTCTCTAGCATGATCCATTCTTCCTTGTTTGCAGCTTTTGTAGTCTCAGAAGCCATGCCTCATTCTA GAGATACTCCCATGTTTTCAATGTTCTGTAGATGGAACCCCTTAAGATTGATCATTCAGGGGCTGCTATTGTTCTCATTGTTGAGGTTGAATTATGCGTCAACAGATCCTGATGTGGAAG GAGAAGCTTTGGTTGATTTGTTAGGGGCACTGAATGATTCCAATCATCAGATAACTGACTGGAATTACCATCTTGTAAGCCCTTGCTTTAGTTGGTCGCATATTACCTGTCGAAATGGAAATGTCATATCCTT GAGCTTGGGTTCAGTAGGCTTTTCAGGATCGCTTTCTCCCTCAATTACCAAACTGAAGTATTTGGCCAGCCT GGATTTGCAGAACAATAAAATAGCTGGTGTTCTACCAGATTATCTAGCTAACATGACCCACCTACAGAATTTGAATCTTGCCAATAATAACTTCAATGGGCCTATACCTGTGGCTTGGGGTCGACTTGTCGGTCTAAAGCATCT GGATCTCTCAGATAACAACTTAACAGGAGAAGTTCCAGCGCAGTTCTTTTCAATTCCAATGTTCAA CTTTTCAGGAACTGGTTTACCTTGTGGATTTAGGTTGGATAAACCTTGTGTTTCGACATCTCCACGTAGAG CTTCTGCAAAGAATTCCAAGTTTGGGGTAGTGGCAAGTACCGCAAGCTGTGGAGGTTTCATACTTCTGTCGATTGGTGCCTTCTTTGCTTATAGATGCTTCTACATGCATAAGCTTAAGGATTCTATGTTTGTTGATGTTGCTG ATGAAGATGAATGTAAACTTTGCTTTGGGCAAATCAGAAGATTTTCATTGCGGGAAATCCAACTTGCTACCACTAACTTTAATGAAGCGAACATCATTGGCCAAGGAGGCTTTGGAAAAGTATATAAAGGCATCCTCTCAGATGCCTCCAAGGTGGCTGTGAAACGGTTAACAGACTACAATAGTCCTGGCGGGAAGGCTGCATTCCTAGGAGAAGTTGAACTAATAAGCGTTGCGGTGCATAGAAATCTCCTACGGTTGATCGGGTTTTGCATAACCACATCTGAGAGAATCCTTGTTTATCCATTCATGCAGAATCTTAGTGTGGCACATCACTTGAGAG ATTTAAAACCTGGAGAAAGAAGCTTGGAATGGGCCACGAGGAAACGAATTGCTTTTGGTGCAGCTCATGGTTTGGAGTATTTGCACGAGCACTGTAATCCTAAGATCATACATCGCGATTTGAAGGCTGCGAATATCTTATTAGATGATGACTTTGAAGCTGTTCTTGGAGATTTTGGGCTGGCTAAGCTAGTTGATACTAAAGTGACTCACATTACCACTCAAGTGCGTGGTACGATGGGCCACATTGCCCCAGAATATCTGTCCACTGGAAAGTCATCTGAAAAGACAGATGTTTTTGGATATGGTATCACCCTTCTTGAACTTGTCACTGGCCAGCGAGCAATAGATTTCTCCCGTCTCGAAGAGGAGGAAGATGTTCTTCTACTTGATCAT ATAAAGAAGCTGCAGAGGGAGAATAGGCTTGAAGATGTGGTGGACAAGAACTTAAAGAGCTATAACGAGAAAGAAGTCGAAAATATAGTTCAGGTGGCACTGCTTTGCACTCAAAGTTCACCGGAGGACCGGCCAACAATGGCTGAAGTTGTGAATCTGCTACATGGAGAAGGACTGGCAGATAGGTGGGCAGAGTGGATGCAGCTTGAAGAGGTAAGAGATCAGGAAGTGTCCCTCTTGTGTCACCAATTTGTTTGGGGTGAAGAATCAAGTCATGATCAAGAAGCCATACAATTGTCTAAAGCCAGATAG
- the LOC103499588 gene encoding uncharacterized protein At1g10890-like produces MGRSVSRSPSYTHRSSSHRHSRRSRRDRTPSPYHSNSHSRRRSRSTSLRRRRTPSPSYRRRRTRSPTPRRRRRRRTRSFSLSPSSKSPTSSPSPASTDRKNSIDKLKKEEEEKKRREAELKKLEEDEARRLEELIQKNVQEILNSEETRLEIERRVEEGRKKLFDAVDVQLAKEKEAALTAARQKEEQARKEREELDRMLEENRRRVEEAQQREALELQRKEEERYRELELIQRQKEEAARRKKLDQGEERT; encoded by the exons atgGGGAGAAGTGTTTCAAGGTCTCCGTCGTACACACACCGTTCCAGTTCCCATCGCCATAGTCGGAGAAGCAGAAGGGACCGAACTCCTTCTCCCTATCACTCCAATTCTCATTCCAG GAGAAGAAGCCGTTCAACCTCTCTCCGCCGCCGCCGAACTCCTTCCCCATCCTACCGTCGTCGTCGAACTCGCTCTCCCACTCCACGGAGACGCCGCCGACGCAGAACTAGGTCTTTCTCCTTATCCCCCTCCTCCAAGTCTCCTACTTCCAGTCCTAGCCCTGCATCCACTGATCGCAAAAATTCCATAGACAAGCttaagaaagaggaagaagagaaaaaaag GCGTGAAGCAGAGTTGAAGAAGTTAGAAGAAGATGAAGCGAGGAGGTTGGAAGAATTAATTCAGAAGAATGTTCAAGAAATATTAAACTCTGAAGAGACTAGATTAGAAATAGAGAGGCGAGTAGAGGAAGGTCGCAAGAAATTGTTTGATGCTGTTGATGTGCAACTTGCGAAAGAGAAAGAGGCCGCTCTTACTGCTGCAAGACAGAAAGAA GAACAAGCccgaaaagagagagaagagcTAGATAGAATGTTagaggagaataggagaaggGTAGAAGAAGCTCAGCAAAGAGAAGCTCTGGAGCTGCAGCGGAAGGAAGAAGAACGATATCGTGAACTGGAGCTGATCCAGAGACAAAAGGAGGAGGCCGCTCGGAGGAAAAAGCTGGATCAGGGAGAAGAGAGAACTTAG
- the LOC103499589 gene encoding probable LRR receptor-like serine/threonine-protein kinase At5g63710 isoform X3 — protein MPHSKGDTPMFSMFCRWNPLRLIIQGLLLFSLLRLNYASTDPDVEGEALVDLLGALNDSNHQITDWNYHLVSPCFSWSHITCRNGNVISLSLGSVGFSGSLSPSITKLKYLASLDLQNNKIAGVLPDYLANMTHLQNLNLANNNFNGPIPVAWGRLVGLKHLDLSDNNLTGEVPAQFFSIPMFNFSGTGLPCGFRLDKPCVSTSPRRASAKNSKFGVVASTASCGGFILLSIGAFFAYRCFYMHKLKDSMFVDVADEDECKLCFGQIRRFSLREIQLATTNFNEANIIGQGGFGKVYKGILSDASKVAVKRLTDYNSPGGKAAFLGEVELISVAVHRNLLRLIGFCITTSERILVYPFMQNLSVAHHLRDLKPGERSLEWATRKRIAFGAAHGLEYLHEHCNPKIIHRDLKAANILLDDDFEAVLGDFGLAKLVDTKVTHITTQVRGTMGHIAPEYLSTGKSSEKTDVFGYGITLLELVTGQRAIDFSRLEEEEDVLLLDHIKKLQRENRLEDVVDKNLKSYNEKEVENIVQVALLCTQSSPEDRPTMAEVVNLLHGEGLADRWAEWMQLEEVRDQEVSLLCHQFVWGEESSHDQEAIQLSKAR, from the exons ATGCCTCATTCTA AAGGAGATACTCCCATGTTTTCAATGTTCTGTAGATGGAACCCCTTAAGATTGATCATTCAGGGGCTGCTATTGTTCTCATTGTTGAGGTTGAATTATGCGTCAACAGATCCTGATGTGGAAG GAGAAGCTTTGGTTGATTTGTTAGGGGCACTGAATGATTCCAATCATCAGATAACTGACTGGAATTACCATCTTGTAAGCCCTTGCTTTAGTTGGTCGCATATTACCTGTCGAAATGGAAATGTCATATCCTT GAGCTTGGGTTCAGTAGGCTTTTCAGGATCGCTTTCTCCCTCAATTACCAAACTGAAGTATTTGGCCAGCCT GGATTTGCAGAACAATAAAATAGCTGGTGTTCTACCAGATTATCTAGCTAACATGACCCACCTACAGAATTTGAATCTTGCCAATAATAACTTCAATGGGCCTATACCTGTGGCTTGGGGTCGACTTGTCGGTCTAAAGCATCT GGATCTCTCAGATAACAACTTAACAGGAGAAGTTCCAGCGCAGTTCTTTTCAATTCCAATGTTCAA CTTTTCAGGAACTGGTTTACCTTGTGGATTTAGGTTGGATAAACCTTGTGTTTCGACATCTCCACGTAGAG CTTCTGCAAAGAATTCCAAGTTTGGGGTAGTGGCAAGTACCGCAAGCTGTGGAGGTTTCATACTTCTGTCGATTGGTGCCTTCTTTGCTTATAGATGCTTCTACATGCATAAGCTTAAGGATTCTATGTTTGTTGATGTTGCTG ATGAAGATGAATGTAAACTTTGCTTTGGGCAAATCAGAAGATTTTCATTGCGGGAAATCCAACTTGCTACCACTAACTTTAATGAAGCGAACATCATTGGCCAAGGAGGCTTTGGAAAAGTATATAAAGGCATCCTCTCAGATGCCTCCAAGGTGGCTGTGAAACGGTTAACAGACTACAATAGTCCTGGCGGGAAGGCTGCATTCCTAGGAGAAGTTGAACTAATAAGCGTTGCGGTGCATAGAAATCTCCTACGGTTGATCGGGTTTTGCATAACCACATCTGAGAGAATCCTTGTTTATCCATTCATGCAGAATCTTAGTGTGGCACATCACTTGAGAG ATTTAAAACCTGGAGAAAGAAGCTTGGAATGGGCCACGAGGAAACGAATTGCTTTTGGTGCAGCTCATGGTTTGGAGTATTTGCACGAGCACTGTAATCCTAAGATCATACATCGCGATTTGAAGGCTGCGAATATCTTATTAGATGATGACTTTGAAGCTGTTCTTGGAGATTTTGGGCTGGCTAAGCTAGTTGATACTAAAGTGACTCACATTACCACTCAAGTGCGTGGTACGATGGGCCACATTGCCCCAGAATATCTGTCCACTGGAAAGTCATCTGAAAAGACAGATGTTTTTGGATATGGTATCACCCTTCTTGAACTTGTCACTGGCCAGCGAGCAATAGATTTCTCCCGTCTCGAAGAGGAGGAAGATGTTCTTCTACTTGATCAT ATAAAGAAGCTGCAGAGGGAGAATAGGCTTGAAGATGTGGTGGACAAGAACTTAAAGAGCTATAACGAGAAAGAAGTCGAAAATATAGTTCAGGTGGCACTGCTTTGCACTCAAAGTTCACCGGAGGACCGGCCAACAATGGCTGAAGTTGTGAATCTGCTACATGGAGAAGGACTGGCAGATAGGTGGGCAGAGTGGATGCAGCTTGAAGAGGTAAGAGATCAGGAAGTGTCCCTCTTGTGTCACCAATTTGTTTGGGGTGAAGAATCAAGTCATGATCAAGAAGCCATACAATTGTCTAAAGCCAGATAG